Genomic window (Granulicella arctica):
ATATGCGGAGTATATCGGCCGACTCCGTTGCGTTACCACCGCAGACCATCGAGTTTGTCGCGCGGCGTTTGCCAGTTTCATCGGAGATTGACAATCCACCATGTTGACGCGGGTCCAACTGCTTGATATGCTTTGTGGTGAGCTACTGCGTGTGGGATCTAAGTGCAGCCGCTCCTCTGCAAGAGCGATCGTTTCTGACTGTGGATGATGCAGCAGAAGGTCATTAGTCGGCTGGTCTCATTTGAGATCGTTGACTGGGCCTGCGATGGTTCGACGCCGGAGATGCATGTCTCTTGGATCCCGGAGTCCGCATCAATCATGGTAGACGACCACAATCCTAATCACCCCGAGAGCCAACCCCTGAACACCGAACTGGAAATCCTAGCGCCTGAGGCGACAGCGGATCACACCGAACTGTCTTCTGAATCCACCCCAACCCAGCACGTATCTGAGCATGTTGCTGGCACAACCGAACATCTTGAGTCCGCCGAACCGAGCCACGTCGCGACACTGACAGCCTCCTCCGATGAAACCGAAGAAGAGCCGAATTACGACGCTGCAGATTTTGCGGCTGCATTGGCAAACTTTGATCGTGAGCAGGCTGCTGAATCTGCCGCTGCCCAGAATCTGACCACGGAAGAGGTCATTGTGACCGGCACCGTGATCAAGATAACGGACAAGCATGTTGTCGTTGACATTGGCCTGAAGTCGGAAGGTCTCATCCCCCTCGAGCAGGTTCTGGACGCGAATGGCGTATCCAAGTTCCAGGCTGGGGATACGGTTGAGGTTGTGGTGGAGCGCGAGGAGGCCGAAGGTGGTTATCTCGTCAGCTACGACAAGGCGCTGCGTCACAAGGTATGGGACACGCTTGAGCAGGCTTCGATCGATAAAACGCCGGTCAAGGGCATGGTCCTTAGCCGTGTCAAGGGCGGTCTGACCGTTGACATTGGTATCAAGGCTTTCCTTCCTGGATCGCAGGTTGAGGTTCGGCCGGTTCGGAATCTTGACGGCTACATCGGCACAGAGATCGAAGTCCGCGTCATTAAGTTGAACAAAAAGCGCGGCAATGTCGTTATCAGCCGCAAAGAACTGCTTGAAGAAGATCAAAATGCGAAGAAATCGGTCACGCTTGCCACTCTGGAAGAGGGAACTATCCTTACCGGTGTCGTCAAGAATCTTACTGATTACGGCGCGTTTGTTGACCTCGGCGGCCTCGATGGACTTCTTCACATTACCGATATGAGCTGGGGTCGTCTTACGCACCCGCGCGATCTGGTCAATGTTGGCGACGAAATCCAGGTCAAGGTTCTAAAGTTTGACAAGGATAAACAGCGCGTTTCGCTTGGCTTCAAGCAGTTGACGCCTGATCCGTGGCTGGATGCGACGGAACGGTATCCTATTGGCGCGCAGGTTCGTGGGCGTGTTCTCTCGGTCACCGACTATGGCGCCTTCGTTGAACTTGAGCAGGGTATCGAGGGACTTGTACACGTCTCCGAGATGACCTGGTCGAAGCGGATGAAGCACCCTTCGAAGATGGTCAAGCCAGGCGATGAGGTCGACACCATTATCCTCAGCGTCAACCCGAACGACCGCCGCATCTCGCTCGGCATGAAGCAGCTTCAGGATAATCCCTGGGAGCAGCTCGAGGACAAGTATCCGACGGGCGCCATCATCGAAGGCCGCGTTCGCAACCTTACCGACTTTGGTGCTTTCATCGAGATCGAAGACGGTATCGACGGACTGGTCCATGTATCGAACCTAAGCTGGACAAAGCGCATCAAGCATCCCTCGGAAGTTCTGAAGAAGGGTGAGAAGGTCAAGGCGATCGTCCTCGGCGTTGAGCCGGAGAACCGTCGTCTCTCACTCGGCGTGAAGCAGCTTCAGCCGGATGTCTGGGATACGTTCTTCGCGCAGCACCGTGTTGGCGATGTGATCAAGGGCAAGGTTCTACGTACGGCGCAGTTCGGAGCCTTTGTTGAGATCGCTGAGGGTGTTGAAGGTCTTTGCCATGTCTCTGAAGCAGTCGATGCTACCGGCCAGCCCGTGAAGCTCGATGTGGATCAGGAGCATGAGTTCAAGATTGTCAAGATGAACCAAGAAGAAAAGAAGGTCGGTCTCAGCATTCGCGCAGTTGGCGAAGAGGCCAGCCGTGCAGAGGTCGAGAGCTATAAAGAGCGCGATCACCAAGGCAAGAGCTCTGCTGGCGCACCTTCCTCATCTTCTTCATCAAGCAGCAGCACTACGCTGGGCGACCTGATCAACTGGAAACGTTCCGAACGCGAGTAATCGCCGAAGAACAAATAAAAGGGCCGTCCTAAGGGACGGCCCTTTTATTTAAGATTCAACGTAGGAGCGGGTCAGATGCTCGAGAGCATCCTCCTGATTGCAAGGAAGGGCGGTCGAGCTGTAGAGCTAAGCTGTTTGAGAGTGTTGGAGCGCCGCCGTGGGCTGAGTCGACATCTTGAGCGAGGCGCGCCGCATAATCTCAAGCTCAGCCGGCGCAAAAAGTTCAGGAGGGATCCCACCAATTGCCACAAAGCCGGGCTCATCACCTAGGACTTGGGATATTTGATTCCAGCGCAAAAAGGGTGACGTCGTTGGTAGAACAATCATCCGACGTCTCGGTTCCGGTAGAGCGAAGTAGGTGATCCACAGGAGCAATACAAAACAGGTAGCCACTCCTGTCGCCGTGTTGATGGTCGAATACATTTCTTTGAAGTGGGCCATCCACGCCGAAGCTACAAGGTTTGTCGTCGCCAGAAGACCGAGACCGAGGCTGACACCGAAGATCCGGCTGCTGTAGGAAAGACCCATTGGCCTGATGGCAAAGCAGACAAAGAGCAGCAGGCATAGAGTAAGAATGCTCTGTGTTCGCTGTAGCTCAGTCACAAAGTTGGTAATGAAGGACATCTGGGTGAAATGAGGAGTGAGAGCGGAAACGAGCGCAATTGCAACTGAAATACTCGCGGCCCAGCGGAAGATCAAGGTTCCCAGGTTTTTCAAACCTTCTAAGGGTGCCATCGCCAGGTTGAAGATGCTATAGATGAGCAGGAGGCCAAGCACAGACTCGGCCGCATATGTAGCCCAGTAACTATAGAAGTAAAGGCGATAGGCGGTGTGGGCTTCGATGCCATGTCCCCCGAGAAGAAGGATTGGGAGTAGGAAAATATCGGAGATAGCCCTGAATCCTAAGAAGAAGCACAAAAACTTATGCTCAGAACCTTGCTTTCGAAAGAGGATGCACCCTATGCCGAGTAGACATAGGAGTGCCTCACCGATGGCAAGCAAGTTCGAGATGAGTGATGTGTGCATCGCCTGACCCCTTGGGAGACCAGAATATCTCAACCAAGGGGCCAACGCAGTAGAAAAGTGCTATTTTGCGATCCCGCAGGCGTTTGGGTCGTTCGGCGGGCACATCGGGATCGGGAGCGAGCTGGGCTTCGGCTTCGTGACCGAGGTGGTCGCGTTGGGAATGTTGATGGTGTTTGCTGAAGCAACTGCTCCGGTTACGGTGAGGGCGATGACGAAGGCGCGGATGATGTTTTTCATTTGATTTCCTTATATAAATCAGTATTGGGGTTAGAAAGATTTTTCTCTGGACACATCAGATGAACTAAAGATAGGATGTGTAATGGAGTTTGTCTATCTAATAGAGATATATAACTAAGTAGTTACTATTGTTTACACCCGTTGAGGCTTTGATGGATGCGAGAACGCCTGCGTCGAGAGCTCTCGCGCAGGCATGGACTGACTATTTAGATCAGGTCTGGATTACGCCTCAACGGGCGATACAACTGCTTCTTCGACTGCCTCGACTGGGCGAGGAGCCGATATCTTTTTCGGTGCGGGCGGTTGCTGAATTTCTGCCTTCTTTGCAGGTGCAATGATGGCGTGAAGGGTTGTACCTTCCATGCGGGGCATGAATTCAACCAGTCCCGCTTCGCCGATGTCTAGTATCAGGCGATTGATGATCTTGTACCCAAGATCGCGGTGCGCCATCTGGCGACCCTTGAAGCGTAGAGAAGCTTTTACCTTGTCGCCGTCACCAAGGAAACGGACAGCTTGGTTCTTCTTCGTTTGATAGTCGTGCTCGTCAACGGTAACGGAAAACTTTACTTCCTTGATTATGATGACCTTCTGCTTTTTGCGGGCAGCGCGATCAGACTTATCTTTCTCGTAGAGGAACTTGCCATAATCCTGGATCTTGCACACAGGAGGCACCGCATTCGGAGAGATCTCGACGAGGTCGAGCGTGCGCTCCCGTGCCATTTTCAAGGCGTCAAAAGGAGCCATAACGCCGAGCTGTTCGCCATTTTCGTCAATGACGCGAACTTCGCGTGCGCGGATGCGTTCGTTGGTGCGGATAAAAGACTTTGCGGAACGCTTATCAATCGGTGGAATAGGTCGCCTCCACAGCGGGCTAAAGCCTCGCCATGCCTGGGTTAAGTTTTAAGTAAACCGATCGTGTCGCGGTCTACAGTACCAGCAAGTATAGCATTAGCCCAATGGTGCTAACACGCCTTTACAGGCCAGACCGAGAGTCTTCGACTGTTCCGCCACTCCATGAATAACCGCTGTGCGTAGGTCACAGCATGCAGAAGTGGACATGCTCCCTTTGAAGAGGGCAAGATGAAGACGCTGGCAGTTGCATTGTGCAGGTTAGAGTTCAGGAGCTGTACCAAGTGAAAAGAAGAATATTGCTGGTCGATGATGAAGTGGCTGTTTTGCTGACACTTAAGGCCGTTCTGGAGATTAGCGGCTTTGATGTGGACACGGCCGCTTCAGCCAAGGACGCCAAGCTCAAGCTAAAGAAGAATCAATATGCCATGGTGATCACGGATATGCGCATGGAGAACGATGCAGCGGGTGCAGAGGTGATCCAGGCGGCGCGATCGGCGGAATACCACCCTGCCTTAGCCCTGCTGACGGCGTTTCCAGTAGCTGAGGAAGACTGGCAGGAACTGGACACGGATAAGGTCGAAGTGCTGATGAAGCCAATGCAGACCAAGATCCTGTTGCAGCAGATTGACAGCTTGCTCGACAAGCACGAAGCCAGACTTGCTGCAGTTCTGAAGTCTCTAAAGGAAGGTCGCGCCGCGGGAAAGTTGCCAGCGAAGACTGCAAAGGCAGCTAAAGCGCCTGCTAAGAAAGCCGCATTGAAGAAGGTGGCTCCGAAGAAGGGCCTTCGCAAGTCTTCGGTGGCCCGCTAGGTCGAGCCTGCTGGCCAGCCTAGTTCGGCGTATGCACCTTGATGTACTCGCGTAAGGAGAGATTGATGTCCAATGCCTTCTGGACGCCGCTGTCAAGCATGCGAAGCCAGTCTGTGGCGGGTTCCTTCAATTCCACGGTGCTGAGGAGGTAGCTCGTCTGCACGATGATCTCGAGAGCATTGCTCAGGTCGTGGGCCAGTTTGCGAATGCCGAGCGAGATTTCCTCAGGCATTATTTCAGCGGACTGCATAGTCGGATGGATCGGATTCGTTGCATCGGTCATGACGGAGAAGCTTGCCTCCAGCGGCTACAGCAGGGACTTTCTACAAAGTGTAAGTCAGCGCGACGCGAATTGACAGGGCAGGAAGTGTTTGTAAGACTAGAGTTTATCGACTGCGGTATTCCCGATGTTTGGAATATGCAAAGTTGCCGTAGTGGCGGAATTGGCAGACGCGCATGGTTCAGGTCCATGTACTCGCAAGGGTGTGGGGGTTCGAGTCCCCCCTTCGGCACCAAAAAAATCCTGAATGACCTACGCGGCGTCCACATTGGACGCCGTTGTTATTGAGCAAGACTTGTCGACATCCCGAAACAACGCTATGACTTCTAAACTCGACCAGATACTCGCAAGTACGACGCTGGGCGTGGCTGAGCGCAAAGGTTCGGCAGACCTTGCCGCGATGGAGCAACTGGCTGCGGCTCACACACCAAAAGGCTTTGCTGCCGGGTTGCGGCGGGTGTCCGAATACGGCCCCGCAGTCATTGCCGAACTGAAAAAGGCATCGCCGTCCAAGGGGTTAATTCGCGCGGACTTTCAGCCACGACCGTTGGCTTTGGGACTGGAAGAGGGCGGCGCGGCGGCTCTATCGGTCTTGACAGATGTGGAATTTTTTCAAGGCTCGCTTGAGAACCTCAGGATGGCGTCTGATGCCGTCAAGATTCCGTGTCTTCGTAAAGATTTCATTGTCGATGCCTTCCAGGTTTTGGAGGCGAGAGCCTATGGAGGCGACGCTATTCTGCTTATCGTGGCTGCGCATGACGATGCGACTCTTCTTACGTTGCGCGAGGCGGCCAGGCAATATGGACTCGATGTTTTGTGCGAGGTTCACGATCGTGACGAGTTGACTCGCGCGATCGATATCGGATGCGAGGCAATCGGAGTGAACAGCCGGGATCTGCGCAACTTTACAGTGCGTTCGGAGACGTTGCATGAGCTTGTGGAGTTGATTCCGGCGAGTGTTGTTCGGGTTGCGGAGAGCGGCATCACGTCCAGCGAGGATATGTTCGCGCTGCGCACAGCGGGCTACGACGCCTTCCTGATAGGCGAGGCGCTGATGCGGCTTGCTGATCCGGGCGCCGGTCTGGCCGAAATGCTAAGACGGACGGCCGTCGCTTCGGGAATCTAGCCATGTGGGTAAAGATCTGTGGCAACACAAACCTCGAAGACGCGCTTCTGGCAGCTGAGCTCGGGGCTGATGCCGTGGGCTTCGTGTTCGCTCCCAGCGTAAGGCAAGTGACCGCGGCACAGGTTGCACAGATCGTGGCACATCTGCCGGATTCACTTGAGCGAGTCGGGGTGTTCCCCGCGTGGAGTGCTGAGAAGATTCGCGACATAGCGCGTGAGGCCGGATTGACTGCAGTCCAACTGCATGGCGGCGTAGATCAGCAGATGCCTTCTGTAAGGCAAGCTTTTGAAGGCCTGCTTCAGGCGATTCCGGTGCTCCATTGGGAGGCTGAAACTGAGGAAGCTTCTGTGATGGACCAGATGAACTCCGCTGCTGCCGCTGGAAACAACCGCGTGCTGATCGATTCGAAGGTTGGGAGTGCTCTCGGCGGAACCGGCGTTTCGTTCGACTGGCACGCCGCTCGTAATGTATTCGCGAGCCCGCCAACGGGGATGAAATTAATCCTCGCCGGTGGGCTCAAGCCTGAGACTGTGGCGGATGCGATTCGGAAGTTGCAGCCCTGGGGAGTGGACGTTTCGAGTGGGGTGGAGGCCCATGCTGGACGGAAGGATCCGGAGAAGCTAGCTCAGTTTATCCAACGAGCAAAAGCACTACACGGATAGTTCCGTTCCACATGTACTGTTGAGACTTACTGCTTATGCCTGGTGATGCGGTTGTGCGGCACGATCATGGATGTGCGGCGACCGGTCATGAAAAAGCTGCGGACGCATGTGTGCGCCAACGGAGTGCGGCCTTGATTGAGCTACTGCTGGTACCGCTGCGGCGATCAAAGCGAGAGCTAGTGCCAAGTTGAGTTTCATAGGATCAGTTCCCTTCTGGTTCACCTATCTGACGCGAACAGGACCCTGCTGGATTCAACTCTTCACGATGACTAGTTGCAGTCCCAGGGCTGCGCGTGTATCTTCAGAACCAAGATGACCAGCTCCTTCAGCCGATTTACGTTTACGTTCCGCTATTGGCGCACAATAGCGGCCTCGGCGGAGTAGGTCTTCTGAACGTTTAGGTTTCAGTTGATTTCATATCCACACGAGCCGCGACCCTCCAAGTCGCGGCTTTGTTTCGTTCAGGAGAGTTGCAATGAGTTCTACCGGAACATTGACCGAAGACGTTGTGACAGTGGCAGGGCGATTTGGAGCGTATGGCGGACGCTATGTGCCAGAGACGCTGATGGCGGCTCTCGAAGAGTTGGAGCAGGCCTATGCGGACGCGCAGGTTGACCCTACATTTCAAGCGGAGTTGGATGACCTGCTTCATCACTACTGCGGGCGTCCGACTCCTCTCTATTTTGCGAAACGGCTGACGGAGCAATGCGGTGGGGCCAAAATCTACCTGAAGCGTGAAGACCTGCTGCACACGGGAGCCCACAAGATCAACAATGCGCTCGGGCAGGCATTGCTGGCGCGGCGCATGGGGAAGCAGCGCATTATTGCGGAGACTGGCGCTGGCCAGCACGGCGTCGCCACAGCCACGGTGTGTGCGCTCTTTGGGCTCGAGTGCGTGATTTACATGGGCGAAGAGGACA
Coding sequences:
- a CDS encoding response regulator; the encoded protein is MLVDDEVAVLLTLKAVLEISGFDVDTAASAKDAKLKLKKNQYAMVITDMRMENDAAGAEVIQAARSAEYHPALALLTAFPVAEEDWQELDTDKVEVLMKPMQTKILLQQIDSLLDKHEARLAAVLKSLKEGRAAGKLPAKTAKAAKAPAKKAALKKVAPKKGLRKSSVAR
- a CDS encoding phosphoribosylanthranilate isomerase; this encodes MWVKICGNTNLEDALLAAELGADAVGFVFAPSVRQVTAAQVAQIVAHLPDSLERVGVFPAWSAEKIRDIAREAGLTAVQLHGGVDQQMPSVRQAFEGLLQAIPVLHWEAETEEASVMDQMNSAAAAGNNRVLIDSKVGSALGGTGVSFDWHAARNVFASPPTGMKLILAGGLKPETVADAIRKLQPWGVDVSSGVEAHAGRKDPEKLAQFIQRAKALHG
- the infC gene encoding translation initiation factor IF-3; the encoded protein is MWRRPIPPIDKRSAKSFIRTNERIRAREVRVIDENGEQLGVMAPFDALKMARERTLDLVEISPNAVPPVCKIQDYGKFLYEKDKSDRAARKKQKVIIIKEVKFSVTVDEHDYQTKKNQAVRFLGDGDKVKASLRFKGRQMAHRDLGYKIINRLILDIGEAGLVEFMPRMEGTTLHAIIAPAKKAEIQQPPAPKKISAPRPVEAVEEAVVSPVEA
- the trpC gene encoding indole-3-glycerol phosphate synthase TrpC; translated protein: MTSKLDQILASTTLGVAERKGSADLAAMEQLAAAHTPKGFAAGLRRVSEYGPAVIAELKKASPSKGLIRADFQPRPLALGLEEGGAAALSVLTDVEFFQGSLENLRMASDAVKIPCLRKDFIVDAFQVLEARAYGGDAILLIVAAHDDATLLTLREAARQYGLDVLCEVHDRDELTRAIDIGCEAIGVNSRDLRNFTVRSETLHELVELIPASVVRVAESGITSSEDMFALRTAGYDAFLIGEALMRLADPGAGLAEMLRRTAVASGI
- a CDS encoding 30S ribosomal protein S1; this encodes MVDDHNPNHPESQPLNTELEILAPEATADHTELSSESTPTQHVSEHVAGTTEHLESAEPSHVATLTASSDETEEEPNYDAADFAAALANFDREQAAESAAAQNLTTEEVIVTGTVIKITDKHVVVDIGLKSEGLIPLEQVLDANGVSKFQAGDTVEVVVEREEAEGGYLVSYDKALRHKVWDTLEQASIDKTPVKGMVLSRVKGGLTVDIGIKAFLPGSQVEVRPVRNLDGYIGTEIEVRVIKLNKKRGNVVISRKELLEEDQNAKKSVTLATLEEGTILTGVVKNLTDYGAFVDLGGLDGLLHITDMSWGRLTHPRDLVNVGDEIQVKVLKFDKDKQRVSLGFKQLTPDPWLDATERYPIGAQVRGRVLSVTDYGAFVELEQGIEGLVHVSEMTWSKRMKHPSKMVKPGDEVDTIILSVNPNDRRISLGMKQLQDNPWEQLEDKYPTGAIIEGRVRNLTDFGAFIEIEDGIDGLVHVSNLSWTKRIKHPSEVLKKGEKVKAIVLGVEPENRRLSLGVKQLQPDVWDTFFAQHRVGDVIKGKVLRTAQFGAFVEIAEGVEGLCHVSEAVDATGQPVKLDVDQEHEFKIVKMNQEEKKVGLSIRAVGEEASRAEVESYKERDHQGKSSAGAPSSSSSSSSSTTLGDLINWKRSERE